DNA from Massilia antarctica:
GGAATCGAACCACCGACACAAGGATTTTCAATCCTCTGCTCTACCGACTGAGCTACCAGGCCAAGTACATCTACAACATTCGCCCCCCGAGGGGCAACTCCAACAAACAAAAACGCCACCCTGAGGCGGCGAAAATGAATTCTTGGTGGCCCGGGGCGGAATCGAACCACCGACACAAGGATTTTCAATCCTCTGCTCTACCGACTGAGCTACCAGGCCAAGAGGCATGATTATAGACACCCGATCCGCGCTTTGCAAGTCCGACCGACAACTTTCTCGACAAATCCTCTGGCCGGGGCGAAAACTGTCTCCTTGCCAACCGCTATAATGCTCTATATGACTAGTCCAAATTCCTCTTCCGCGCGTCATCAGAGCGCGGTGTGCATCGTTGGCAACGGCGCCATCGCCAAGACCGCCGCCCTCGGGTTCGCCCAGGCCGGTCACAGTGTCACCATGCTGGTCCCGCCATCGCCCCCATCCACCCCGGCCGCCGCCGGCGAACAGCCCTGGGATGTGCGCGTCTACGCGCTCAACCACACCGCCCACGGACTGCTATCCTCGCTCAAGGTCTGGGGCGCGCTCGACATGGAGCGGGTGGCCGCGGTCGACACCATGGCTGTCAATGGCGATGGCGCCCACCCCGGCGACCTGGCGTTCGACGCCTTCGGCGCCCATGTCGGCGCGCTGGCCTGGATCGTCGAGGACCGCAACCTGAACCAGGCGCTCGACGCCGCGCTCAGGTTCGCCGCCAACGTCACCATCGTCCAGGGCCGCGCCGTCAGCCTGGCGCTGGAAGCCGATGGCGCCACCGTGCGTCTCGACGACGGCAGCGCCATCGCCAGCGCCCTGGTGGTGGGCGCCGACGGCGGCCAGTCGTGGGTGCGCGGCCAATGCGATATCGGCGTCGATTACCGCGCCTACCACCAGCGCGCGGTGGTGGCCAATTTTTCCTGCGACAAGCCGCATCACGGCGTGGCGCACCAGTGGTTCACCGGCGAAGAGGGCATCGTGGCGCTGCTGCCGCTGCCCGGCAAGCGCGTCTCGCTGGTCTGGTCCGCGCCCGATCCGCTGGCCGACACCCTGATGAACGAAAGCCTGGGCGAACTGGCCGTGCGCCTGGCCGTGCTGGCCGGCGACAAGCTGGGCGAACTCAAACCGCTGCAGCCGGAGGCGGTCAAGGATTTGCCGCTGGTGCTGATCCGCCCGCACGCCATCGTCGCGCCGCGCGTGGCGCTGGTGGGCGACGCCGCCCACGTGGTCCATCCGCTGGCCGGCCACGGCATGAACCTGGGCTTTGCCGATGTCGCCGGCCTGCTCAAGACCATCGCCGCGCGCGCGCCGCAGCGCGCCATCGGCGACGAACGGGTGCTGGCGCGCTACGCCCGCGCGCGCAAGGAAGACATTCTCCTGATGCAGGTCGCCACGGACGGCCTGGCGCGCCTGTTCGGCACGAATCTGGAGCCGCTACGCATCGCCCGTAATTTGGGATTAAACTTGCTGGATAAGTTGCCTGTTCTCAAGCGTCGACTGATGTCGCACGCCATGGGCAAGTAGCGCTGTTAATGAATCGGAGATCATCATGTTAAACAAAAAATTCGCGCTGCTCGTCCTGACGGGCGTGTTCGCCGCTACCGCGGGCGCCAAGCCGACCGTGGAAGAAACCATCCGCAAGAGGGTCGAGCCCAAGCTGGGCAAGGACGTGAAAATCGAGTCGATCAAGAAGACGCCCTACGGCGGCCTGTACGAAATCCGCGCGCACGGCGACATCGTCTACACCGACAAGCGCGGCAAGTACCTGTTCTTCGGTAATGTGATCAATGCGCAGACGCAGCGCAACCTGACCAAGGAAAGGGTCGAACAGATCAACATGATCAAGTTCTCCGAGCTGCCGTTCGAACACGCGCTCAAGCAGGTCAAGGGCGACGGCAAGCGCATGATGGCCATCTTCGAGGACCCGAACTGCGGCTACTGCAAGCGCTTCCGCCAGACCACGCTCAAGGAAATCGACAACGTGACGGTGTACACCTTCATGTACAACATCCTGTCCGAGGATTCCTCGGTCAAGTCCAAGAACATCTGGTGCGCGCCCGACCGCAACAAGGCCTGGGATGACTGGATGATCGACAACAAGGCCGCGCCGGTGGCCGCCGCTGCCTGCGCCAGCCCGAACGAGAAGGTATTCGAACTCGGTCGCAAGCTGCACATCGAAGGCACGCCGGCGATCTTCTTCGCCGACGGCAGCCGCATTCCGGGCGCGATCGATACCAAGGGCCTGGAAGCCAAATTCGCCAGCCTGGGCACGCCGGGCAAACCGGCCAAGCCGGCGGCCGCAGTGGCGGCAGCGGCACCTGCCGCCGTCGCGAAAAAATAAAGCAGAATAAAACAGCAGTCCAAAGCGCAGTACCACCAAGAGGGAGTAACAGATGGTCACATTGAATATCAACGGCCGCGAGATGCAGGTCGACGCCGATCCGGCTACGCCCATCTTGTGGGCGTTGCGCGATAACCTGAACATGACGGGCACCAAATTCGGCTGCGGCGCGGCCCTGTGCGGCGCCTGCACCGTGCACCTGAACGGCGATCCTATCCGCTCGTGCATCACGCCGATTTCGGCCGCCGCCGGCCAGAAGATCACCACCATCGAAGCGATGGAGGCCGACCCGGTCGGCAAGGCGGTGCAGGATGCGTGGGTGCGCCACGACGTGCCGCAATGCGGCTACTGCCAGAGCGGCCAGGTGATGAGCGCCACGGCCCTGCTGCGCACCAACAAGAAGCCGAGCGACGCCGATATCGACGGCGCCATGAGCGGCAATATCTGCCGCTGCGGTACCTATCAACGCATCCGCGCAGCCATCAAGGACGCGGCCACCACCTTAGCCTGAGGAGAGCCGCATGCGTACAGAATGGATTAACCAGGCGGCGTTGACACGTCCGCCGGAAGGCGGCATGTCGCGCCGCAGTTTCATGAAAGCCGGCGCGGTGGCCACCAGTGGCCTGGTGCTGGGCTTCTTCATGCCGGGTGCGAACAAGTTCGCGCGCGCGGCCGATGCCGCCGCCAAGCCGGTGTACGCGCCCAACGCATTCCTGCGCATCGCGCCGGACAACAGCGTCACGGTGATGGTCAACCGGCTCGAATTCGGCCAGGGCGTGCACACCGCGCTGCCGATGCTGATCGCCGAGGAACTTGACGCCGACTGGTCGCAGATGCGCGGCGAACTCGCGCCCGCCGGCGACGCCTTCAAGGACCCGGTGTTCGGGATGCAGATCACCGGCGGTTCGGGCACCATCGCCCACTCGTTCATGCAGTACCGCGAAATCGGCGCCAAGGCGCGCGCCATGCTGATCGCCGCCGCCGCCGAGCAGTGGAAGGCCAGCCCCGCGCAGCTGACCACCGCCAGCGGTTTCGTGATTCACCCGGACGGCCGCAAGGCCAGCTACGGCTCGCTCGCCGATGCCGCCATGAAGCAGCCCATGCCGGCCACGGTGGTGCTCAAGGATGCCAAGGATTTCCGCTTCATCGGCAAACCGGTCAAGCGCCTCGACTCTCTGGCCAAGTCGAGCGGCAAGCAGCAGTTCGGCATCGACTTCACCCTGCTTGACGCCAAGGTGGCCGTGGTGGCGCACCCGCCGGTGTTCGGCGCCAAAGTCGCCAA
Protein-coding regions in this window:
- a CDS encoding FAD-dependent monooxygenase, giving the protein MTSPNSSSARHQSAVCIVGNGAIAKTAALGFAQAGHSVTMLVPPSPPSTPAAAGEQPWDVRVYALNHTAHGLLSSLKVWGALDMERVAAVDTMAVNGDGAHPGDLAFDAFGAHVGALAWIVEDRNLNQALDAALRFAANVTIVQGRAVSLALEADGATVRLDDGSAIASALVVGADGGQSWVRGQCDIGVDYRAYHQRAVVANFSCDKPHHGVAHQWFTGEEGIVALLPLPGKRVSLVWSAPDPLADTLMNESLGELAVRLAVLAGDKLGELKPLQPEAVKDLPLVLIRPHAIVAPRVALVGDAAHVVHPLAGHGMNLGFADVAGLLKTIAARAPQRAIGDERVLARYARARKEDILLMQVATDGLARLFGTNLEPLRIARNLGLNLLDKLPVLKRRLMSHAMGK
- a CDS encoding DsbC family protein produces the protein MLNKKFALLVLTGVFAATAGAKPTVEETIRKRVEPKLGKDVKIESIKKTPYGGLYEIRAHGDIVYTDKRGKYLFFGNVINAQTQRNLTKERVEQINMIKFSELPFEHALKQVKGDGKRMMAIFEDPNCGYCKRFRQTTLKEIDNVTVYTFMYNILSEDSSVKSKNIWCAPDRNKAWDDWMIDNKAAPVAAAACASPNEKVFELGRKLHIEGTPAIFFADGSRIPGAIDTKGLEAKFASLGTPGKPAKPAAAVAAAAPAAVAKK
- a CDS encoding (2Fe-2S)-binding protein, whose product is MVTLNINGREMQVDADPATPILWALRDNLNMTGTKFGCGAALCGACTVHLNGDPIRSCITPISAAAGQKITTIEAMEADPVGKAVQDAWVRHDVPQCGYCQSGQVMSATALLRTNKKPSDADIDGAMSGNICRCGTYQRIRAAIKDAATTLA